The following proteins come from a genomic window of Aspergillus oryzae RIB40 DNA, chromosome 4:
- the mvp1 gene encoding sorting nexin Mvp1 (membrane coat complex Retromer, subunit VPS5/SNX1, Sorting nexins, and related PX domain-containing proteins), with protein MSLFGTSPEDSSAGNSAHRSKSSLFADEPSLGTGSNANLGSSSLFADDDDLSSGSPWNSNVNKRTARHKLVKTLLSDSDAPESYIDAYDLVLSAGDRVGAGIGLTSVREILSGSGISASDQEKILNIVVSGDIDSANGLGRGEFNVLLALVGLAQEGEDLTLDAVDDRRKKLPAPKSLYLDALRANQESGTPAPSQERPITPPRPASPQQAPNSAHSRRESMTGLESDPWGSPELHRGHAHAQLESDHPVLNGYGSVRSATNAWSSRVGEDNNPNEISNSNRANSQTDSAPSHGSGFGWGESLGNTPSDGGLGGTARAGLGGFGPPSSVHSDSNPRRRSLGIGRVASPPVEEHVTVTLLPEKEGMFMFQHRNYEVKSARRGSTVVRRYSDFVWLLDCLQKRYPFRQLPLLPPKRLSADSNAFLEKRRRGLVRFTNALVRHPVLSQEQLVIMFLTVPTELSVWRKQATISVQDEFTGRDLPPDLEDSLPSTLPDTFETVRGGVKRSAEIYINLCTLLERLAKRNEGLAADHLRFSLALQSLTEVTRDTYAIDTNDVPLLNEGIRATANHLSVSQSLLEDEARAWEEGVLEDLKRQRDCLVSVREMFDRRDRYARNNIPQLERRIENNERKLQDLRSRPQGTVKPGEIEKVEDAIIKDKESIVQQHARGVFIKECIRDEIVYFQQSQYHISRLHQEWSQERVKYAELQADNWRSLSDQVESMPLSG; from the exons ATGTCCTTGTTCGGTACATCACCCGAGGACTCCTCGGCAGGCAATTCAGCTCATAGGTCCAAGTCTTCGCTCTTCGCCGACGAACCCTCTCTCGGTACTGGTAGCAATGCCAACCTGggctcctcctcccttttcgccgacgatgacgacCTGAGCTCCGGTTCGCCGTGGAATAGCAACGTCAACAAGAGAACTGCCAGGCATAAGCTCGTGAAGACCTTGCTATCGGACTCGGATGCCCCCGAGAGTTATATCGATGCCTACGACCTGGTCCTCAGTGCAGGCGATCGTGTTGGCGCCGGTATTGGACTGACTTCTGTCAGGGAAATTCTGTCCGGCAGTGGGATCAGCGCCTCTGACCAAGAAAAAATTCTCAACATTGTTGTTTCTGGTGATATCGACAGTGCAAATGGACTGGGACGTGGCGAGTTCAACGTTCTTCTAGCACTCGTGGGCCTTGCGCAAGAAGGGGAAGACCTTACATTGGATGCGGTTGATGACAGGCGCAAGA AGCTCCCCGCGCCGAAAAGCTTATACCTTGATGCATTGCGCGCAAATCAGGAATCCGGCACCCCTGCGCCGTCGCAAGAGCGGCCGATTACTCCACCTCGCCCTGCATCACCCCAGCAGGCGCCCAACTCAGCACACTCACGACGAGAATCGATGACAGGTCTAGAGTCCGATCCTTGGGGTAGTCCAGAGCTGCATCGCGGGCATGCCCACGCACAACTCGAATCCGACCATCCCGTGTTGAATGGCTATGGTAGTGTTCGGTCCGCTACTAATGCTTGGTCTAGTAGAGTCGGTGAAgacaacaaccccaacgaAATTTCGAACAGCAACCGTGCAAATAGCCAAACAGATTCTGCGCCGTCCCACGGCTCAGGATTTGGATGGGGGGAAAGTCTGGGCAATACACCAAGCGATGGTGGGCTTGGAGGAACAGCCCGGGCTGGTCTCGGAGGGTTTGGCCCTCCTAGTAGTGTTCACAGCGACTCAAATCCCCGTCGGCGGTCACTGGGGATAGGTAGGGTAGCAAGTCCGCCGGTAGAAGAACATGTAACGGTAACGCTACTCCCGGAGAAGGAGGGTATGTTCATGTTCCAGCATCGCAATTATGAGGTAAAGTCTGCTCGTAGGGGGAGCACAGTGGTACGGCGATACAGTGATTTTGTTTGGCTGTTGGACTGTCTCCAAAAACGGTATCCGTTCCGacagcttcctcttcttccaccaaaGAGACTTTCAG CGGATTCCAATGCGTTCCTTGAAAAGCGTCGCCGTGGCCTCGTCCGATTTACCAATGCCCTTGTCCGACACCCCGTTCTTAGCCAGGAGCAACTCGTGATCATGTTCCTGACTGTCCCTACT GAACTGTCCGTGTGGCGGAAGCAAGCCACGATTTCTGTGCAAGATGAGTTCACTGGGCGAGATCTTCCCCCTGATCTGGAGGACTCCCTGCCTTCGACCCTTCCGGACACATTCGAGACCGTCAGGGGCGGTGTTAAGAGGTCTGCGGAAATCTACATCAACCTGTGCACATTACTTGAGCGTCTCGCCAAGCGCAATGAAGGCCTTGCGGCTGACCACCTGCGATTCTCGCTCGCCCTTCAATCCCTCACGGAGGTGACTCGAGACACGTACGCGATTGATACCAACGACGTTCCTTTACTTAATGAGGGTATCAGAGCTACCGCCAATCACCTTTCTGTCAGCCAAAGcctgctggaggatgaggcacGTGCCTGGGAAGAGGGCGTGCTGGAGGATCTGAAGCGCCAGCGAGACTGTCTGGTCAGTGTGCGGGAAATGTTCGACCGCCGAGACCGTTACGCGCGGAACAATATTCCCCAACTGGAGCGGCGCATCGAGAACAACGAGAGGAAGCTACAGGATTTGAGAAGCCGACCTCAAGGTACCGTCAAGCCCGGAGAGATCGAAAAGGTAGAGGACGCAATCATCAAG GACAAAGAGTCGATTGTACAACAACATGCGCGCGGTGTCTTCATCAAAGAATGCATCCGCGACGAAATAGTATATTTCCAACAGAGCCAGTATCATATTAGCCGACTTCACCAGGAATGGAGTCAGGAGCGGGTCAAGTATGCCGAGCTGCAGGCAGATAATTGGCGGTCATTGAGTGACCAGGTTGAAAGCATGCCCTTGAGCGGCtga
- a CDS encoding uncharacterized protein (predicted protein): protein MLEHDPNASRRKRRKTDKSNDVNHSEGSIVQYITAKGSPSTPNGESTTPAENDTPKVTETGASALPSTPSPDVVAQDKFHVADDSALDKATPRRSPRQKTIKLNPNGKLLSSPVADKSEKSTKKKDRGRGKSGPQRDVGSKHKVVIIKYSNTNDAAESLGKRIDDIINDRTKYAPPVKRQPTVRPTAKDEPGKPTHPFFLKKATRKSDALQHQITNQDSTAADKGEEGVIKAPSPSQKPPAPSLGVNKTTICTPFAQRASKFPEPMQPVWPPRDFVHVRGSQSGQPNLQYSPYVDRKKSKMATINIQDKESVLSPKMQGLCQEPAKILRIPDRHVASGNILKKAIADQLSQSTLSNPDSYTLSDTCHPAIAKLYTSIPYSMTAFDRGEYDSCLWTQKYAPTSAGQVLQTTREASMLRDWLRFLMVSAVDTGKASKDGEAKRSLDTKKRKKRKKTENLDGFIVSSADEASELGEVDESEEDELAGGVTVSSRRTLIRSGDLTLEKGRVSNAILLSGPSGSGKTASIYAAAKELDFEVFEINPGNRRSARDILERVGDMTRNHLVHNVNGNDEKSSRESSDIDSLKDEACDPKQNKLMGFFKSTSAGANKDKEIKRQNLEKQTDLKRSRSQKQSFILLEEADLLFEEDKQFWSGVLALINQSKRPIIITCNDESRIPLEDISFHAILRYRPPPQHLAVDYCLLLAANEGHMLKREAIEDLFKSTGRDLRRTITELNFWCQMAIGSEKSGLDWMIDRWPRGCDVDEDGCPLRVISVNSYEPFMGWFSRDMLLLKGLDSEVESQQEAFSWWALSLQDAERMSDMDAAHATPVASNKERLDRLQYQSNLMDMRSALDVLSLDCSLDLKLDAVDTSIPPMPEKQKANYVDGYPLLHADVVSDHSSLSTSIASTFEVLLGRVFRPCQEANIESLQAEKVLDNVTKPKSTNSPQAEFTRAFETVMRANYVFPLPTGRLSPSFENGLRPISEDLGPYVRAIIAFDLRLEQYRMQLSGLLSQNGQGSKRARTTRASRAALEGGSKAETRKERWFPPDANPTLILATGGQDWQDLLVQNGYFVVTGSEPSRECNDHAATESSSEGGI from the exons ATGCTCGAGCATGATCCCAATGCATCCCGCAGGAAGAGGCGCAAGACTGATAAGTCCAACGATGTCAATCACTCGGAGGGTTCCATAGTTCAGTACATCACGGCCAAAGGCTCCCCGTCAACTCCCAACGGTGAAAGCACTACACCCGCTGAAAACGATACCCCTAAAGTGACCGAAACTGGAGCTAGCgctcttccttcaactccttcacCAGACGTCGTGGCTCAAGATAAGTTTCATGTAGCTGATGATTCTGCGCTGGATAAGGCAACGCCTAGGAGGTCTCCAAGACAGAAAACCATCAAACTGAACCCCAACGGAAAGCTTCTCAGCTCGCCTGTCGCGGATAAGTCGGAAAAGtcgacaaagaagaaggatagGGGGCGCGGCAAGTCAGGGCCTCAAAGGGATGTGGGCAGCAAGCATAAAGTCGTGATCATCAAATATTCCAACACAAATGACGCTGCAGAGAGCTTGGGAAAACGCATTgacgacatcatcaatgaTCGGACGAAATACGCCCCGCCAGTTAAACGTCAACCGACTGTTCGTCCTACAGCTAAAGATGAACCAGGGAAACCCAcccatccattctttctaAAGAAGGCGACGCGCAAATCAGATGCCTTGCAACATCAGATTACCAACCAAGATTCTACAGCCGCAGACaaaggggaggaaggagTCATTAAGGCCCCGTCACCGTCTCAAAAACCTCCAGCACCCAGCTTAGGAGTCAACAAGACAACCATATGCACCCCCTTTGCACAGCGAGCTTCTAAGTTTCCAGAACCCATGCAGCCTGTATGGCCTCCACGAGATTTTGTTCATGTCCGTGGAAGCCAATCAGGACAACCTAATCTTCAGTATTCTCCATATGTGGATcgaaagaagtccaagatgGCTACTATAAACATTCAAGATAAAGAGAGTGTACTTTCACCGAAGATGCAAGGGCTTTGTCAGGAGCCCGCCAAAATCTTACGGATACCTGACAGGCATGTCGCTAGCGGGAACATCCTAAAAAAAGCAATAGCCGATCAATTATCCCAGTCCACCTTATCGAACCCAGATAGCTATACTCTCAGTGATACATGCCATCCGGCTATTGCCAAATTATACACCTCTATACCATATTCGATGACTGCTTTTGACCGCGGGGAGTACGACAGTTGTCTCTGGACACAAAAGTATGCACCGACCTCAGCTGGGCAAGTGCTCCAGACTACCAGGGAAGCTTCTATGCTGCGTGATTGGCTCAGATTCCTTATGGTGTCTGCGGTCGACACAGGTAAAGCCTCTAAAGATGGAGAGGCAAAACGAAGCTTGGACAcgaagaaacgaaagaagcgcaagaaaaCGGAAAATTTAGATGGATTCATCGTTTCCAGTGCAGACGAGGCATCTGAACTGGGCGAAGTCGATGAAtcagaggaagatgagctAGCGGGTGGTGTAACAGTCTCGTCGAGGAGAACACTTATCCGATCTGGTGATCTAACCCTAGAAAAGGGGCGCGTGTCCAATGCAATACTTCTAAGTGGTCCCTCTGGATCTGGAAAGACTGCATCCATTTACGCGGCCGCAAAGGAGCTTGATTTTGAGGTGTTCGAGATCAACCCAGGCAACCGCCGCAGTGCCAGGGACATTTTGGAACGCGTTGGTGATATGACTCGCAATCATCTTGTGCATAACGTGAATGGTAACGACGAGAAATCCAGCCGCGAATCCTCCGATATTGATTCTCTGAAAGACGAGGCCTGCGACCCGAAACAGAACAAACTGATgggcttcttcaagtccaCGTCTGCCGGTGCTAACAAGGATAAAGAGATTAAAAGACAAAACTTGGAAAAGCAAACAGACCTGAAACGTTCCCGGAGTCAGAAACAATCTTTCATTCTCCTGGAAGAAGCGGACCTTCTCTTTGAGGAAGACAAGCAGTTCTGGTCGGGAGTATTGGCGCTAATTAACCAATCAAAACGTCCAATCATTATAACTTGCAACGATGAGAGTCGAATCCCACTCGAGGATATATCTTTTCACGCCATTCTCAGATACCGGCCCCCACCTCAACACCTTGCCGTTGATTATTGTCTTCTGCTAGCTGCGAATGAAGGCCATATGCTGAAACGCGAGGCTATCGAGGATCTTTTCAAGAGCACTGGCAGGGATCTACGTCGAACAATCACAGAACTGAACTTCTGGTGTCAAATGGCTATTGGTAGTGAGAAGTCTGGTCTTGATTGGATGATTGACAGATGGCCCCGAGGTTGTGATGTGGACGAGGACGGTTGTCCGCTCCGAGTGATCAGCGTGAACTCGTACGAACCGTTCATGGGCTGGTTCAGCCGTGATATGCTGTTACTTAAAGGCTTAGACAGTGAGGTCGAATCGCAACAAGAAGCCTTTTCTTGGTGGGCTCTCAGTCTGCAGGATGCGGAAAGAATGTCAGATATGGATGCGGCACATGCTACACCGGTGGCGTCAAACAAAGAACGACTTGACAGACTGCAGTATCAGTCCAACCTCATGGATATGAGAAGTGCCCTTGACGTCCTAAGCCTTGATTGTTCACTTGATCTCAAATTG GATGCTGTTGATACTTCTATCCCCCCAATGccggagaagcagaaggcgaaCTATGTTGACGGTTATCCCTTATTGCACGCCGATGTCGTGTCCGATCACTCGTCATTGTCTACGAGTATCGCGAGTACATTTGAGGTTTTATTAGGCAGAGTATTCCGGCCATGCCAGGAAGCCAACATCGAATCATTACAAGCAGAGAAAGTACTAGACAACGTTACCAAACCAAAATCCACGAATTCCCCGCAGGCCGAATTCACTAGAGCGTTTGAGACAGTCATGAGAGCCAATTATGTATTCCCTCTCCCAACCGGACGGCTAAGTCCATCATTCGAAAATGGACTACGACCTATTAGTGAAGACCTCGGCCCGTACGTGCGTGCGATTATCGCCTTTGATCTTCGTCTCGAGCAGTATCGGATGCAGCTCAGTGGATTACTCTCTCAGAATGGCCAGGGTTCGAAGAGAGCACGAACAACAAGGGCGAGTCGAGCGGCACTTGAGGGTGGCAGCAAAGCCGAAACACGAAAGGAGCGATGGTTTCCTCCTGATGCTAATCCTACGCTTATTCTTGCCACGGGTGGACAAGATTGGCAGGATCTCTTAGTACAGAATGGCTATTTCGTGGTTACGGGTTCGGAACCTAGCAGAGAATGCAATGACCATGCAGCAACCGAGAGTTCCAGCGAAGGGGGAATTTGA
- a CDS encoding uncharacterized protein (predicted protein) codes for MDLQPPSVLAQLPRPLHASKGKTHIGEVYSLSDSKKRKRYEVAVAVDGEAVNIYNLVTSYAVPPQSSFSCEPCSVRRKLSDKSVVKRQTYVAVNPQNEIKCFVEESGGNGSSAPVISSASFSVKDSSTPTVFIGIVPTGSSQVDERNPFDILTVHQDGRVRRLAADLDNQHWSLQHSELAKISSSHAVQACFLVEFEDAKKALFKRRQDLAALALGDLVNSNVDEPSVLLLVSHPTGSKEIKLSDVKVHMFSVPAKTPSQERTLDESQKLKHLLTLSIPDIKGQELFESSGLEWDFHTGSAGLNLSFAKGFVNFDLSQYKPTVTSQFILENEDFSSLMRISPQSVIGAGNSIVALFDTQYKSIQRSISLNDIHESNSSKARTKFISYYAKLGIAVATKGNTLFAFDLSSSNSLLGSSLKRSRDSLLIDAIGRGIGSSASQSVGGTDWSLTCGQPRSQKTAPPSTVPCRRTSRLVALMLCQNSMSIRKTNCPSLPRHSSTLTSGPSTPANGLLNWAIYLSTTSRLPFADHSSPVSCPHCQPDHSSDELAYTLQFFLNMARSRSAALEETTQAITSGEENSTEAIQNPEATLQDIFREPRSSPWSTTSASPSQQAATHPASPKTPQPQSVPTKPPPPSPSTQSQTSSTSPSTPSAHPAGSPPPPSTTLPPAKWTSSQT; via the exons ATGGATCTGCAGCCGCCATCGGTCTTGGCCCAATTGCCTCGCCCCTTGCACGCATCCAAGGGCAAAACCCATATAGGTGAAGTCTATAGTCTCTCGGACTCCAAAAAGCGCAAAAGATACGAAGTTGCTGTCGCGGTCGATGGTGAGGCTGTGAACATCTACAAT TTGGTAACCTCCTACGCTGTCCCTCCGCAATCCTCATTTTCGTGTGAGCCATGCTCGGTGCGCAGAAAGCTTTCGGACAAATCAGTAGTGAAAAGACAAACCTATGTTGCGGTCAACCCTCAGAACGAGATCAAGTGCTTTGTGGAAGAAAGCGGCGGAAACGGATCGAGCGCGCCTGTTATCTCTTCcgcatctttctctgtgAAAGACTCTAGCACTCCAACGGTTTTCATCGGCATCGTCCCGACCGGGTCTAGCCAGGTGGATGAAAGGAATCCATTCGATATCCTGACGGTTCACCAAGATGGTCGTGTCCGGAGACTAGCAGCGGACCTGGACAACCAGCACTGGAGCCTTCAGCATAGTGAACTCGCGAAGATCTCTTCGTCTCATGCTGTTCAAGCTTGCTTCCTCGTTGAGTTCGAAGACGCCAAGAAAGCTCTATTCAAGAGAAGACAAGATCTTGcggctttggctttgggaGATTTGGTAAACTCTAACGTGGATGAACCTTCGGTGCTGTTGCTTGTTTCGCATCCAACTGGCTCCAAAGAGATCAAACTGAGCGATGTTAAGGTCCATATGTTCTCCGTACCTGCTAAGACTCCTTCTCAGGAGAGAACTCTTGACGAAAGTCAGAAATTGAAGCATCTCCTGACTCTCAGCATTCCAGATATCAAGGGACAAGAGTTATTCGAAAGCAGTGGCTTGGAATGGGATTTCCATACCGGATCGGCAGGGCTGAATCTGTCTTTCGCCAAGGGATTCGTCAACTTCGACCTTTCTCAGTATAAGCCCACAGTGACTTCTCAATTCATCCTCGAAAACGaagatttctcttctttgatgcgCATATCTCCGCAGTCCGTCATTGGTGCCGGAAATTCGATCGTCGCATTGTTCGATACCCAATATAAATCCATCCAGCGCAGCATCTCCCTTAACGACATCCACGAAAGTAACAGCTCCAAGGCACGGACAAAGTTTATCAGTTACTATGCAAAGCTGGGAATTGCTGTAGCGACAAAGGGAAACACACTCTTTGCGTTCGACCTGAGCTCGTCCAACTCACTTTTGGGTTCCTCTCTTAAGCGGTCGAGAGACAGTCTTCTGATTGACGCAATTGGACGCGGTATCGGATCATCCGCCTCTCA ATCAGTCGGTGGGACAGATTGGTCACTGACTTGCGGGCAGCCTCGAAGTCAAAAAACGGCGCCGCCTTCGACAGTGCCGTGCAGACGTACTTCGAGGCTAGTAGCTCTGATGCTCTGCCAAAACAGTATGTCAATCCGGAA GACCAATTGTCcgtctcttcctcgtcacAGCTCTACATTGACGTCTGGCCCGAGCACACCTGCCAATGGCTTACTCAACTGGGCCATCTATCTCTCGACAACGTCGAGATTGCCCTTCGCCGATCACTCAAGCCCCGTATCCTGCCCGCATTGCCAGCCGGATCATTC CTCCGACGAACTAGCTTACACACTCCAATTCTTCCTCAACATGGCGCGCTCCCGCTCCGCAGCCCTTGAAGAGACAACCCAGGCTATAACCTCCGGCGAAGAGAACAGCACCGAGGCCATCCAGAACCCCGAAGCCACACTCCAGGACATCTTCCGTG AACCGAGATCATCGCCATGgtccaccacctccgcctctcCCTCGCAACAGGCGGCTACGCATCCCGCTTCACCGAAAaccccccaaccccaatctGTCCCGACCAAACCACCCCCTCCCTCACCCTCGACACAATCACAGACCTCCTCAACGTCTCCGTCGACGCCGTCGGCCCATCCGGCTGGATCTCCGCCACCGCCTTCGACGACACTCCCACCCGCGAAATGGACCTCATCGCAGACATGA
- the amdX gene encoding putative C2H2 transcription factor (AmdX) (predicted protein), whose amino-acid sequence MATNGDSPNPFNLPFANSALRTHHSSSSTDTFTDSTRQALLASMAQPTGFNHRKYSQPASGMLHCRDLFLRSSSFNSSSPLPSTSDMQRYISAYITYFHPHMPFLHIPTLDFQAPEYTNNLRTPSGHLNLSSTGVAGGGGCLILSMAAIGALYEYDTAASKDLFEAAKKMIQLYLEERRKADMSAAFSRANSARDNSVHNTPLWLVQAMLLNVIYGHTCGDKTSADIASTHCAALVSLARAAELTHHLDARDLPQDYLKAGLGSRDSSQDASPDPETWASSMGPPRERKDWLDWKIVEERKRTLYAIFTLSCFLVSAYNHAPALTNSEIRLDLPCEEDLWAAESPQAWRKKGGPLASQKGLSFPSALTTLLTASQREQSQSQTPTSNNTTSEDSSNNDLKPSTFGCLVLIYALHNYIWETRQRHMGRQWTARETDAMQAHIEPALRAWQAAWASNPVHSLERPNPFGAGPLSADSIPLLDLAYVRLFVNLGRCKEAFWQRDWNAMSDELARGTDIVNHVEEIPPDVLDPSITESVFHMDNRRDSVADLGVADLAISKTPTQEHPMQTLMGVHRPGQSKRERHLRKAAFYAADSISMSDRLGNTFAEFTCRDLPIQCAMCTFDCAQVLAEWITTVQERVGPYLGLLGRDEVDLVQASRVMLLEEEDCKLLEKIKEILASVETKMQAEVQTSATVSTLSVLQRLPSVVEGGYGCKILIATASLLDRAAVWPVTKLMARSLEAQAMRLKERAENSAMRTD is encoded by the exons ATGGCAACCAACGGAGACTCTCCTAATCCTTTCAACCTACCTTTCGCGAATAGTGCCCTACGAACTCACCATTCCTCAAGTTCAACCGATACCTTTACAGACTCCACCCGACAGGCTTTACTAGCCAGCATGGCCCAACCCACCGGTTTCAACCACCGCAAATATTCTCAGCCAGCTAGCGGCATGCTTCACTGCCGTGACCTCTTTTTGcgctcttccagcttcaacagTTCCAGCCCGCTGCCCAGCACTTCCGATATGCAGCGTTATATCTCAGCTTACATCACCTATTTCCACCCGCACATGCCCTTTCTCCATATCCCGACCCTCGATTTCCAAGCCCCCGAGTACACGAATAATCTACGAACCCCCAGCGGCCATCTCAATCTAAGTTCGACTGGTGTTGCCGGCGGTGGTGGCTGTTTGATCCTCTCCATGGCAGCCATCGGTGCGCTCTACGAATACGACACCGCGGCCTCCAAAGACCTCTTCGAAGCCGCTAAAAAGATGATCCAGCTTTACCTAGAAGAACGTCGGAAAGCAGACATGTCCGCCGCTTTTAGCCGGGCCAATTCTGCCCGCGACAACTCGGTCCACAACACTCCACTCTGGTTGGTGCAGGCGATGCTTTTGAACGTCATTTACGGCCATACCTGCGGCGACAAGACCTCCGCTGACATCGCGAGTACGCACTGTGCAGCCTTAGTCAGCCTTGCTCGAGCCGCAGAGTTGACGCATCATCTAGATGCGAGAGATCTGCCTCAGGATTATCTCAAAGCCGGGCTTGGTAGTAGAGATAGTTCTCAAGACGCCAGTCCAGATCCTGAGACCTGGGCCTCCTCCATGGGCCCACCGAGGGAGCGAAAGGATTGGTTGGATTGGAAAATAGTCGAGGAACGGAAGCGTACTCTTTATGccatcttcactctctcCTGCTTCCTTGTGTCCGCTTACAACCATGCTCCTGCGTTGACCAATTCTGAAATTCGCCTGGACCTTCCATGCGAGGAGGATCTCTGGGCAGCAGAGTCGCCTCAAgcgtggagaaagaagggcGGGCCCCTTGCATCCCAAAAGGGCCTGTCCTTTCCTTCGGCTCTGACGACGCTTTTGACCGCCAGCCAACGGGAGCAAAGTCAATCGCAGACACCAACCAGCAACAATACTACATCGGAAGATTCTTCAAACAACGATCTAAAGCCCAGCACGTTTGGCTGCCTCGTGCTGATCTACGCTCTCCATAACTACATTTGGGAGACTCGTCAGCGACACATGGGCCGACAGTGGACCGCCCGGGAAACCGATGCCATGCAAGCACACATTGAGCCAGCTTTACGGGCGTGGCAGGCTGCTTGGGCGAGCAACCCTGTCCACAGTTTGGAGCGGCCGAATCCATTTGGGGCAGGTCCTCTTTCGGCAGATAGTATACCATTGCTAGACCTGGCTTACGTTCGACTGTTTGTTAATCTAGGTCGCTGCAAAGAAGCCTTCTGGCAACGTGATTGGAATGCCATGTCGGACGAGCTCGCGCGAGGGACTGACATCGTCAATCACGTGGAAGAGATTCCTCCGGATGTGTTGGATCCGTCGATCACGGAAAGCGTCTTTCACATGGACAACCGTCGTGATTCAGTGGCAGACCTTGGGGTAGCTGACCTTGCCATATCCAAAACTCCTACGCAAGAGCATCCGATGCAGACCCTGATGGGCGTACACCGTCCGGGCCAGTCAAAGCGCGAGAGGCATTTACGGAAAGCAGCTTTCTATGCAGCAGACTCAATCTCTATGTCAGACCGGCTCGGGAATACTTTCGCGGAATTTACATGCCGAGACTTGCCCATTCAATGCGCAATGTGTACTTTTGACTGCGCGCAAGTCCTTGCCGAGTGGATTACAACTGTGCAGGAGCGGGTGGGCCCCTACTTGGGGCTGCTAGGGCGGGACGAAGTTGACCTGGTCCAAGCTTCGAGGGTCATGTTGctagaggaggaggattgtaAGctcctggagaagatcaaggagaTACTCGCCAGTGTTGAAACCAAGATGCAAGCGGAGGTACAAACCAGTGCGACTGTATCTACCCTGAGCGTCTTACAACGGCTGCCTAGCGTTGTGGAAGGGGGATATGGTTGCAAGATTCTGATTGCCACGGCAAGCCTTTTGGACAGGGCTGCTGTCTGGCCAG TCACGAAGCTCATGGCTCGATCTCTCGAAGCGCAAGCTATGCGACTGAAGGAGCGCGCTGAAAATTCGGCCATGAGAACGGATTAA
- a CDS encoding putative GPI anchored protein (predicted protein), whose translation MRPSTLAAGTIASLATLIQAFTHPGLLHTNTDFERIKTKVHSNTEPQLTGWYKLTNSSFANPSYTPRPQETIYRGKDGTHAENYPNLYKDIAAAYALAIEWKVTDDKTYADAAVSVLDAWATTLKSISGNSDKFLASGIYGYEFANAAEIMRDYDGWEESKFAAFKDMMVSVFYPMNHDFFVRHNDAKIDHYWANWDLCNLASMLSIGVLADNETMFQEAVDYFKNGTGNGAIEKMVWKLYDVDGQVLGQGQEAGRDQGHAMLDFGLLGAIAQAAFNQGEDLFAYGDNRILAGAEYAAKYNLGKDVPYTTYQNSDVTQTVISENSRGDVRPIWELLYNHYGVLKKLNATWTKQYRDMVVEKGEGAEGGGGYYGSTSGGFDQLGKVFIVDGGSHLP comes from the exons ATGCGTCCCTCAACCCTTGCAGCAGGGACAATCGCGTCCCTAGCAACCCTCATCCAAGCCTTCACCCACCCAGGTCTCCTCCACACAAACACCGACTTCGAACGCATAAAAACCAAAGTCCACTCCAACACCGAACCCCAGCTAACAGGCTGGTACAAACTAACCAACAGCTCCTTCGCAAACCCCAGCTACACGCCCCGCCCCCAAGAAACCATCTACCGGGGCAAAGACGGCACGCACGCCGAGAACTACCCAAACCTGTACAAAGACATCGCAGCCGCCTACGCCCTAGCCATCGAATGGAAAGTCACCGACGACAAAACCTACGCCGACGCAGCCGTCTCCGTCCTCGACGCCTGGGCCACAACCCTAAAGAGCATCTCGGGGAACTCGGACAAGTTCCTCGCCTCGGGCATCTACGGGTATGAGTTCGCCAATGCGGCTGAGATCATGCGTGATTACGATGGCTGGGAGGAGAGCAAGTTTGCTGCCTTTAAGGATATGATGGTCTCTGTGTTCTATCCCATGAAtcatgatttctttgtccggCATAATGATGCCAAGATTGATCATTATTGGGCTAATTGGGATCTGTGTAACCTCGCTTCTATGCTCTCGATTGGTGTGCTCGCGGATAACGAGACGATGTTTCAGGAGGCGGTGGATTATTTCAAGAATGGGACTGGTAATGGTGCTATTGAGAAGATGGTTTGGAAGTTGTATGATGTTGACGGTCAGGTTTTGGGTCAGGGGCAAGAGGCCGGGAGGGATCAGGGTCATGCTATGCTGGATTTCGGACTCTTGGGCGCTATTGCTCAGGCGGCGTTTAATCAGGGGGAGGATTTGTTTGCTTATGGTGATAATCGCATTTTGGCGGG AGCTGAATACGCAGCCAAGTATAACCTCGGCAAAGATGTTCCCTATACGACGTACCAGAATAGCGACGTGACGCAGACAGTCATCAGTGAGAATTCTCGTGGCGATGTGCGTCCTATCTGGGAGCTGCTTTATAATCACTATGGAGTactcaagaagctgaatgCGACTTGGACGAAGCAGTATCGGGATATGGTGGTTGAGAAGGGCGAGGGTGCtgagggtggtggtggttatTATGGGAGTACCAGTGGTGGGTTTGATCAGTTGGG GAAGGTATTTATTGTAGATGGAGGGAGTCATCTACCTTGA